TCGCGCGCGGCCGCTCGGTGTTGTGTCGAAACCCCTGAGTAGCGAGTCGCTGTACGGGACGATATGGTATCGGCAGCCACCGCCGTTCTCGCCCTGCTGACCGGTTTTCTGACCGGTGCAGTCTTTCGATTTCTGAACGTCCCGATCCCCGCGCCCCCGAACGTGGCCGGTATCCTCGGGATCGTCGGGATCTACCTGGGGTACGTCGTCCTCGGCCACTTCGACGTGGGCGTCGACCTGCTCAGTTACATCTAACCGGAGCGAACGCGCGGCGACGAACGGAGACGGGGCGAGCGGTCAGTCGTCGGCCGAGGAGTGGCCGACCGCCGGCCGCTCGACCTCCCGGTCGGTCTGCTCGCCCTCGATGTCGTAGGGGTACTCCCCGGTGACACAGCCGAGACAGAGGTCGGAATCGGACTTGCCGAGCGCGGCGGCGACCGCCTCGATAGAGAGATACGACAGCGAGTCGGCCTGGATCTCCTCGCGGATATCGTCGACGGACCTGTCCGCCGCGATGAGCTCCTCGCGGCTCGCCATGTCGATGCCCATGTAGCAGGGCGCGACGATCGGCGGCGCGCCGATGCGGACGTGGACCTCCTCGGCGCCGGCCTCGTAGAGCAACTCGACCAGTTGCGAGGAGGTCGTCCCGCGGACGATGGAGTCGTCGATGACGGTGACGGTCTTGCCCTCGACGGTGGACTTGATCGGGTTGAGCTTCAGGCGGACGGCGCGCTCGCGCTCGTCCTGGGTCGGCATGATGAACGTTCGACCGACGTACCGATTCTTCATCAGCCCCTCGGCGAAGTCGACGCCCTCGGGAGCCGCGTCGGCGTAGCCCGAGGCGAACGCCCGCCCCGAGTCGGGAACGGGCATCACTACGTCGGTCTCGATGCCCGACTCCTCCCACAGCGCGCCGCCCAGGTCCCGCCGGACCTCGTAGACGAGTTCGTCGTCGATGACGGAATCCGGGCGGGCGAAGTAGACGTGCTCGAAGAAGCAGTGGGCGGTCTGCTCGGTCTCGACGAGCTGGTAGGTGTCGAAGCCGCTGCCGTCGTCGTGGAGGACGACCAGTTCGCCCGGTCGCACGTCGCGGACGAGTTCGCCGTCCAGCGTGTCGATGGCGGCGCTCTCCGAGGCGAGGACGTAGCCGTCGTCGAGTTCGCCGATACACAACGGCCGGTTCCCCTGTGGGTCGCGGACGCCCAGCACCGTCTCGTCGTGGGTGATCGTCAGCGAGTAGGAGCCGTGGATGCGGCTCATCGTTCGCTTGACCGCCCGGACCAGGTCCTCTTCGAGGAGGTTCCGGGCCAGATCGTGAGCGATGACCTCCGTGTCCCCGTCGGAGGTGAAGGCGTGACCCAGCGCGGCGAGTTCCTCGCGGATCTCGTCGGTGTTGATCAGGTTCCCGTTGTGCGCGAGCCCGAGCGACCCGCTCTTGAATGAGACCGAAAACGGCTGGGCACAGCAGTTGTTGACCGACCCCGACGTGGGGTAGCGGACGTGGCCGATGCCGTTGGAGCCGTTCAGCGAGTCTAAGTCGTCCTCGTCGAACGCGTCGCCCACCAGTCCCATCTCGACGTGCTCGTACTGCTGGAAGCCGTCGTGGGTGACGATCCCGGCCGACTCCTGGCCGCGGTGCTGGAGGGCGTAGAGCGAATAGTAGAGGGGGCGGGCGACGTCTCGGTCGGCGGTGGAGATGCCGACAACGCCGCACTTCTCGTGCATTCCTTACTCGCCCGCTTTGTCCTGCCAGGCGTAGTCCCGTCGCTTGGCCGACTTGCCGAACCCGCAGGACGCACAGACTTTGTTCTTCGAGTGATACGATTTCTCACCGCACCGGCGACACTTGACGTGTGTCGTGGTGTTTTTCTTCCCCTGACTCGGGGTTCCTGCACCAGTCATGGGTTGATCGAGACGACGTTGTCGCCGCGTATAATCGTTGTGTCTTGGTCGTCTTCGAGGACCAGATTCATGTGCTGGTCGTATCCCGAGAGGTCGCCGACGTACTCCTCGCCGCCCTTCAGACGAACCGTGACCTCCTCGCCGAGCGACGCCTCCAGCACGTCCAGCGGTCGTCCACTCATACCCGAACTGCCTGTCGTCGCGTGCATAAACGTACCGCTTGCCCAATCGCCCCACAGACCGGCCCACTCCGCAGTGCTGACCCGGCCCGCTCGGAGCGACACGCCCCCTTCAGAGCCCCACGTCGAACGGCGCGTGCGAGTCGGCCACGGCACCGACCGCGCCCAGGAGGTCCGCCATCGCGTCCAGGTCCTCGGCGTCGATCACCTCGACCGGCGTGTGCATGTACCGGTTGGGCAGCCCGAGGTTCAGCGCCGGCGTCCCGCCTCTGGCGGTGTAGAAGGCGTCCGCGTCGGTGCCCGTTCGGGACCCGGTCGCCTGAAGCTGCACGTCGATCCCCTCTCCGTCGGCCACTTCGCGCACGGCCGTGACCAGCGCCGGATGGTTCGCGCTCCCGCGTGCCACTACGGGACCCTCGCCGAGTTCGACGCCGGTCGACTTCTTCCCCGGGACGCCCGGCGAGTCCGTCGCGTGGGTCACGTCGCAGGCGATCACCGCGTCGGGGTCGAGATCGAACCCGACCATCTCCGCGCCCCGGAGCCCGACCTCCTCCTGGACCGTGCTGACCGCGTACACCGTCGCGTCGGCCCCCGCCTCGACCGCTCGCCGCAGCCCCTCGGCGGCCGCCCAGATCCCGACCCGATTGTCCATCCCGCGGGCGGTCAGCCGGCCGTCTTCTAACTCCCGGACCCGCTGTGCGAAGGTGACCGGGTCGCCCACCTCGACCAGTTCCTCGGCGTCTTCGCCCTCGGCGACCCCGATGTCGACGGACTGCTCGACGATGTCCGGCGCTTCGCCGTCGTCGCCGTCCCGGAGGTGGATCGCGGTCTGGCCGACGACGCCCTCGACCGGACCGTCGTCGGTGTGGACCGTGACGTGCTGGCCCTGGGTGACCGTCTTGTCCGACCCACCGACCCGGCCGATCGTCAGGAAGCCGTCGTCGGTGACCTCGCGGACGATGAACCCGATCTCGTCGCCGTGGCCCGCGAACGCGATCGACGCGTCGGCGTCGCCGCCCTCGTGGACCGCGACCGCGTTGCCGTACTCGTCGACGCGCACGTCGTCGGCGAACGATTCGACGTAGTCGACCCACACGCGCTGGCCCGGCACCTCGTAGCCCGACGGGCTCGCCGTCGCGAGCAGGTCGTCCAGGAACTGCCTGCGTTCGTGCTCCATGCGGAGGCGTTCGTGCGAACGTGCTTGAATCGTGCGCCTGACGACCGGACGGGCGAAACCTTTTCCCGCATAAATTCACTATAAATTCACATGAGCAGAACGTCGATCCCCGTCGATTCCGAGACGAAGGAACGGCTGGACGGGCTGAAGCGGGACGACGAGACCTGGGACGAGTTCCTCACGCGAGTCACGAGCGACGAGGAACCGATGACACCGGGAGTGTGGACGGACGAGCAGGCCGACGAGGCGATGGAGCGCCTCCGAGACGGACGGGACCGGACGGCCGAATGACGTTTCTCGACACCTCGGCGATCATCCAGTATCTGCGCGGCGACACGGCGGTTCGCGAGCACATCGAGGGGCGTGAACCGTGGCTCACCTCGACGATCTGTGTCTTCGAAGTCATCGACGGGCGCCTCGGGAGCGGATCCAGCGACATCGTCGACATCCGTCAGGACTTCGCGGGCGTTCAGGCGCTCGATCTGAACGAATCGATCGCGATCGAAGCGGCGCGACTGCAGGACGAACTGCTGAACGACGGCGACCGGCTCGCGACGGCCGACCTGTTGATCGCAGCGACAGCTCGTTCGACCGGTGACGAACTGGTGGTTGCCGACGGCGACTTCGAAACCGACGCCCTCGAAGACGTGATGCAGGTGACCAATCTGCGCCGCTGACGGGCCGAAATCAGCCGTCTCCTCCGCCCCTACCACGACGTGATCTCGGCGTCCCGCAGCGGGCGGTCGAGCGGGACCGACACCTGCCCGCCGGTGTAGTGCGAGAGGTAGAACCCGACGATGATCTCTAGCGAGCGAGTCGCCTCGCGCCCGGTCGAGCGGTTCTCGGCCGTCCCATCGAGCAGTTCTTCGACGTGGCGGGCGGCGTTGGGGAACGCCCGCTCGTAGTCGTCGTCCCAGGTCCAGGCGCCCTCGATGCCGTACTCGGCCAGGTTTGCCTCGACGTGGTCGCCACCTTCGAGCCGCCAGTAGCGCCACTCCCCGTCGTCGTTGTTGAGGTAGAGCTTCCCCTCGGTCCCGACGAACTGCATCGTCATCGACGAGTCGGCACGCGGGATCGTGCAGTCGACCGTGGCGAACGTGCCGTCGTCCAGCACGACGAAGCCGCCGCCGCCGGCGTCGTCGACGGCCGGGGGGCCGCCGCCGCTCCCGTCGTCCGCCTCCAGCGAGTCGACGGCCTCGTTCTCGCCGGTGATGTACCCCGAGACGCGTTCGGCGCGGGCGTCCAGCAGCGAGACGAGCATGTCCAGCAGGTGCGTCGAGTTCCGCAACAGCTCCATCCGGAACTGCATCGACACCGAGTGTACGTCCCCGAGGATCCCCTCCTCGGCCACGAGTTCGCGCAGCCGCTCCTGTTTTTCGGTGAACCGGAACGAGTGGTTGACGAGCAGTTCGGTGTCGCGCTCCTCGCACACCTCGACCATCTCCTCGGCGTCGGTCACCGAGGCGGCGACGGGTTTCTCGCACCAGATCACGTCCGGATCCGCCGCCGAGCGGGCCGCGTCGACGACGTGGTCGCGGTGGAGAAAGGAGGGCGTACACACCGAGACGGCGTCCAGGTCCTCGGCGTCGAGCATCGCCTCGTGGCCGACGTAGCGGCGCTCGGGGGGGATCTCCCAGGCGTCGCCGAACCGGTCAAGTTTGGCCTCGTCAACGTCGGCGACCGCGACGAGTTCGATATCGTCGGTCGCCGCGTAGCCGCCGGCGTGACTGGCCGTGAACTTCTTCTCACCGATGTCTTCCTCGTCGTGCATCCCGAGGATGCCGAGGCCGGCGATGCCCCCGGCCCCGACGATGCCAGCGCGATATGTCGCCATACCTACCGCATGAAGCGGGGGGGTCTTGGCTGTTGCCCGGCGACCCGTCGGCTCGACGCGCTGTCAACAGGAGTCGTCGTGGTCGGTCAGGTCCGACAGGGTCGTCGCGGCGTCGAGATCCCCGAGCGTACAGTACCACGCGCCGCGCAGCCCGCGCAGGTCGTTCTCGATCGGGTTCGCCAGCCGTTCGAGTTCCCCCAGTTCGAAGACGACGACTGCGTCGGTGTCGACGAACGGGTCGATCGTCGCCGTCCAGTCGCGGTCGGACAGCGGTCCGGGTTCACCCCGGCGCTGGTCGACCCGCTCGACCACGCCGGCGACGTGGGTCACCGCCGAGACGGGCGCGGTACGGTAGAAGGCCATGTAGTCGAACGGCTCGTCGGTCCGGTCGTACGACGCCGGTGCCGGGTAGAACCCCTCGCGACAGCGCTCGAACGTCG
The window above is part of the Halosimplex rubrum genome. Proteins encoded here:
- a CDS encoding XapX domain-containing protein, producing the protein MVSAATAVLALLTGFLTGAVFRFLNVPIPAPPNVAGILGIVGIYLGYVVLGHFDVGVDLLSYI
- the purF gene encoding amidophosphoribosyltransferase, whose translation is MHEKCGVVGISTADRDVARPLYYSLYALQHRGQESAGIVTHDGFQQYEHVEMGLVGDAFDEDDLDSLNGSNGIGHVRYPTSGSVNNCCAQPFSVSFKSGSLGLAHNGNLINTDEIREELAALGHAFTSDGDTEVIAHDLARNLLEEDLVRAVKRTMSRIHGSYSLTITHDETVLGVRDPQGNRPLCIGELDDGYVLASESAAIDTLDGELVRDVRPGELVVLHDDGSGFDTYQLVETEQTAHCFFEHVYFARPDSVIDDELVYEVRRDLGGALWEESGIETDVVMPVPDSGRAFASGYADAAPEGVDFAEGLMKNRYVGRTFIMPTQDERERAVRLKLNPIKSTVEGKTVTVIDDSIVRGTTSSQLVELLYEAGAEEVHVRIGAPPIVAPCYMGIDMASREELIAADRSVDDIREEIQADSLSYLSIEAVAAALGKSDSDLCLGCVTGEYPYDIEGEQTDREVERPAVGHSSADD
- a CDS encoding 50S ribosomal protein L37e, with product MTGAGTPSQGKKNTTTHVKCRRCGEKSYHSKNKVCASCGFGKSAKRRDYAWQDKAGE
- a CDS encoding LSM domain-containing protein, translated to MSGRPLDVLEASLGEEVTVRLKGGEEYVGDLSGYDQHMNLVLEDDQDTTIIRGDNVVSINP
- a CDS encoding M20/M25/M40 family metallo-hydrolase — encoded protein: MEHERRQFLDDLLATASPSGYEVPGQRVWVDYVESFADDVRVDEYGNAVAVHEGGDADASIAFAGHGDEIGFIVREVTDDGFLTIGRVGGSDKTVTQGQHVTVHTDDGPVEGVVGQTAIHLRDGDDGEAPDIVEQSVDIGVAEGEDAEELVEVGDPVTFAQRVRELEDGRLTARGMDNRVGIWAAAEGLRRAVEAGADATVYAVSTVQEEVGLRGAEMVGFDLDPDAVIACDVTHATDSPGVPGKKSTGVELGEGPVVARGSANHPALVTAVREVADGEGIDVQLQATGSRTGTDADAFYTARGGTPALNLGLPNRYMHTPVEVIDAEDLDAMADLLGAVGAVADSHAPFDVGL
- a CDS encoding DUF7557 family protein, encoding MSRTSIPVDSETKERLDGLKRDDETWDEFLTRVTSDEEPMTPGVWTDEQADEAMERLRDGRDRTAE
- a CDS encoding PIN domain-containing protein; amino-acid sequence: MTFLDTSAIIQYLRGDTAVREHIEGREPWLTSTICVFEVIDGRLGSGSSDIVDIRQDFAGVQALDLNESIAIEAARLQDELLNDGDRLATADLLIAATARSTGDELVVADGDFETDALEDVMQVTNLRR
- a CDS encoding Gfo/Idh/MocA family protein — encoded protein: MATYRAGIVGAGGIAGLGILGMHDEEDIGEKKFTASHAGGYAATDDIELVAVADVDEAKLDRFGDAWEIPPERRYVGHEAMLDAEDLDAVSVCTPSFLHRDHVVDAARSAADPDVIWCEKPVAASVTDAEEMVEVCEERDTELLVNHSFRFTEKQERLRELVAEEGILGDVHSVSMQFRMELLRNSTHLLDMLVSLLDARAERVSGYITGENEAVDSLEADDGSGGGPPAVDDAGGGGFVVLDDGTFATVDCTIPRADSSMTMQFVGTEGKLYLNNDDGEWRYWRLEGGDHVEANLAEYGIEGAWTWDDDYERAFPNAARHVEELLDGTAENRSTGREATRSLEIIVGFYLSHYTGGQVSVPLDRPLRDAEITSW